The following are from one region of the Anomaloglossus baeobatrachus isolate aAnoBae1 chromosome 1, aAnoBae1.hap1, whole genome shotgun sequence genome:
- the INTS12 gene encoding integrator complex subunit 12, whose amino-acid sequence MAAVINTELDPVFLKALGFLHSKSKDSAERLKALLDESLCKGIDSGYRPPQKDVEQCKVTLPKPKSDVKTSSSSTASSMLKPLPTEKVKKEAEKRSADKMKADIVDPIDLPKKPRLEKTEARSSPITVPISKDMPMSDLSSFDETNADDFAMEMGLACVVCRQMTVFSGNQLVECQECHNLYHQDCHKPQVTDKDVNDPRLVWYCARCTRQMKRMAQKNQKPSQKPSPSAASAAMLVVKDTSIIKPEMKPKADSANTFLAFKRTEVKASAAASGNSSNSGMTSSAASGLTGWAAFVAKTASAAITSSKLGNAAQTAGVKPPSLSAGQKPMGSSSVAPIKTGSASKPGTGSSSTNSVPLKPLPPLILGKTGLSRTMSSENVSKTSLPSQSVSSSGSSIISGNGGGSSAGNSGGSSSKTPVDQQSGAKGPTSQESQLNAMKRLQMVKKKAAQKKMKK is encoded by the exons ATGGCCGCAGTGATAAACACAGAGTTGGACCCAGTTTTTTTGAAAGCCCTTGGTTTCCTCCATTCCAAGAGCAAAGATTCTGCAGAGAGATTGAAGGCGTTGCTGGATGAATCTCTGTGCAAAGGCATCGACTCCGGGTATCGACCGCCGCAAAAG GATGTGGAGCAGTGTAAAGTGACGCTTCCTAAACCTAAGTCAGATGTGAAGACCAGCAGCAGTTCTACTGCAAGCAGCATGCTGAAACCACTGCCAACAGAGAAGGTGAAGAAAGAGGCAGAGAAGAGGTCTGCAGACAAG ATGAAGGCAGATATTGTTGACCCTATTGATTTGCCGAAGAAGCCCCGCTTGGAAAAAACAGAGGCACGCTCCTCTCCGATCACTGTGCCGATTAGTAAGGACATGCCCATGTCTGATCTCTCCAGCTTTGATGAAACTAACGCAGACGACTTTGCCATGGAGATGGGCCTAGCCTGCGTAGTCTGCCG GCAGATGACCGTTTTCTCTGGTAATCAGCTGGTAGAATGCCAGGAATGCCATAATCTCTACCATCAAGATTGTCACAAACCTCAAGTCACAGATAAGGATGTGAATGATCCCCGTCTGGTCTGGTACTGTGCACGCTGTACTAGGCAGATGAAAagaatg GCACAGAAAAATCAGAAGCCCTCTCAGAAACCTTCCCCCTCTGCCGCTTCTGCTGCAATGCTGGTCGTTAAGGACACGTCCATCATCAAACCTGAAATGAAGCCCAAAGCAGATTCTGCAAACACATTCTTGGCTTTCAAAAGGACAGAAGTTAAG GCATCAGCGGCAGCATCTGGGAATTCCTCGAATTCGGGAATGACATCCTCTGCTGCAAGTGGTCTTACGGGGTGGGCGGCGTTTGTAGCCAAAACTGCTTCTGCTGCAATCACATCCTCCAAACTGGGCAACGCCGCACAGACAGCTGGTGTAAAGCCTCCAAGTCTGTCTGCAGGTCAAAAGCCCATGGGTTCAAGTAGCGTAGCACCCATAAAAACAGGATCGGCATCCAAGCCAGGAACTGGGAGCAGCAGTACAAATTCTGTTCCGTTAAAACCATTGCCACCTCTAATTTTGGGAAAAACTGGTCTCAGCCGTACCATGAGCAGCGAGAACGTCAGCAAAACCAGCCTGCCAAGTCAAAGTGTAAGTTCTTCTGGGAGTAGTATCATCAGTGGCAATGGAGGAGGCAGCTCTGCCGGAAACAGTGGAGGCTCCAGTAGTAAGACTCCTGTAGATCAGCAATCTGGAGCCAAAGGTCCTACATCGCAAGAATCTCAGTTGAACGCCATGAAGAGACTTCAAATGGTAAAAAAGAAAGCTgctcagaaaaaaatgaaaaaatga